Proteins co-encoded in one Sulfuricaulis limicola genomic window:
- a CDS encoding LEA type 2 family protein, producing the protein MRKIVALFIVMLLSGCAALQSAIETPHVTLNNLQVLDMTLLEQRYAVTLRVQNPNPIPLPIAGMNFQLDINDSELGRGVTNQAVTVPAYGEALVKVNVASSLMRIFNQIRALESSKGESLRYRLSGGLSISDRMGKLPFEYRGDFSPRR; encoded by the coding sequence ATGAGAAAAATCGTCGCGCTGTTTATTGTCATGCTGCTCAGCGGCTGTGCGGCGCTGCAGTCCGCCATCGAAACGCCGCATGTGACCCTGAACAACCTGCAAGTGCTTGACATGACGCTGCTGGAACAGCGTTACGCGGTGACGCTCCGGGTGCAGAATCCCAATCCGATACCGCTCCCGATCGCGGGCATGAACTTCCAGCTCGACATCAACGACTCGGAACTGGGACGCGGCGTGACCAACCAGGCGGTGACGGTGCCGGCCTACGGCGAGGCCCTGGTGAAGGTGAATGTGGCGAGCAGCCTGATGCGGATCTTCAACCAGATTCGGGCGCTGGAGAGCAGCAAAGGCGAGAGCCTGCGTTACCGGCTGTCCGGTGGGCTCAGCATTTCCGACCGCATGGGAAAATTACCTTTTGAATACCGCGGTGATTTCAGCCCGCGGCGCTGA
- a CDS encoding GlcG/HbpS family heme-binding protein: MNLLVPMLLGATLSFPLHAADVLNAKIMTLDLARDIANQTLEACRKMGYNTAVVVVDRAGDAQVMLRDVYVSRHAIELAERKASAVVMSGVSTQDFRTNRADIRAELNEVRGILLLQGGLPIRAGGSLIGAVGVSGAPGGEKDEACAAAGIKAVQERLDFAE; the protein is encoded by the coding sequence ATGAATTTGCTTGTACCGATGCTCCTTGGGGCGACGCTGTCTTTCCCGTTGCATGCAGCAGATGTGCTGAACGCCAAGATCATGACGCTCGATCTGGCACGCGACATTGCCAATCAGACGTTGGAGGCCTGCCGTAAAATGGGCTACAACACGGCGGTGGTGGTGGTCGACCGCGCCGGCGATGCGCAGGTGATGCTGCGCGATGTTTACGTCTCGCGTCATGCCATCGAACTCGCCGAGCGCAAGGCGAGCGCAGTGGTCATGTCCGGCGTCAGCACCCAGGATTTCCGCACTAACCGGGCCGATATCCGTGCCGAGCTGAACGAGGTACGCGGCATCCTGCTGCTGCAGGGAGGGCTGCCGATCCGTGCCGGGGGCTCGTTGATCGGCGCCGTGGGCGTGAGCGGCGCGCCCGGCGGCGAGAAGGACGAGGCCTGCGCCGCGGCCGGGATCAAGGCGGTGCAGGAGCGGCTCGATTTCGCGGAATAA
- a CDS encoding YaiI/YqxD family protein yields the protein MQIWVDADACPNVIKDILFRAATRAQVLLTLVANQLLRTPSSPYIKAIQVPSGFDVADSKIVQQLQSGDLVITADIPLAALVIEKGGHALNPRGEFYTTENIRERLTMRNFMDELRNTGVNTGGPAVLSLSDRQAFANQLDRFLTRTRRPG from the coding sequence ATGCAGATCTGGGTCGACGCCGATGCCTGCCCGAATGTAATCAAGGACATCCTGTTTCGTGCGGCGACGCGCGCGCAGGTTTTGCTGACGCTGGTGGCGAACCAGCTGCTGCGCACGCCGTCATCCCCTTATATCAAGGCCATCCAGGTGCCGTCCGGTTTCGATGTCGCCGACAGCAAGATCGTGCAGCAGTTGCAATCCGGCGACCTGGTGATCACCGCCGACATCCCGCTCGCGGCGCTCGTGATTGAAAAGGGTGGCCATGCGCTCAATCCGCGCGGTGAATTCTATACCACCGAAAATATCCGCGAGCGCCTCACGATGCGCAACTTCATGGACGAGCTGCGCAATACCGGCGTGAACACCGGCGGTCCGGCGGTGCTCAGCCTGAGCGACCGGCAGGCATTTGCGAATCAGCTGGATCGATTCCTGACCAGGACCAGAAGGCCAGGGTAA
- a CDS encoding class I fructose-bisphosphate aldolase encodes MNIRELKSVANAIVARQKGVLAADESSPTIKKRFDSIKIESTEENRRRYREILFTTEGIERYIGGIILFDETLRQRTRDGTLFAKLLSSRGIAPGIKVDKGAKALALYPGDKVAEGLDGLRERLAEYKQLGAKFAKWRAVIEINEHDIPSAFGIRANAHALARYAALCQEIDLVPIVEPEVLMDGTHDIDRCEVVTSRVLEAVFAELDAHRVVFDGMLLKPNMVIPGMKCPQQAGVQQVAEATLRCLRRYVPAAVPGIVFLSGGQSAEDATDHLNAMNAMGPQPWQVSFSYGRALQAPVLAAWKGQESNVAAAQKALLKRCQLNGLARDGKYARAMEAGE; translated from the coding sequence ATGAACATCCGTGAGCTCAAGTCCGTGGCAAACGCCATCGTCGCAAGGCAGAAGGGGGTGCTGGCCGCGGACGAAAGCAGCCCCACGATCAAGAAGCGCTTCGATTCGATCAAGATCGAGTCCACCGAAGAGAACCGCCGGCGTTACCGCGAAATTCTCTTTACGACCGAAGGCATCGAGCGCTATATCGGCGGCATCATTCTCTTCGATGAAACCCTGCGCCAGCGCACGCGCGACGGCACGCTGTTCGCCAAATTGTTGTCCAGTCGCGGTATCGCTCCCGGCATCAAGGTGGACAAGGGCGCCAAGGCGCTGGCGCTGTACCCGGGAGACAAGGTCGCCGAGGGCCTGGACGGCCTGCGCGAGCGCCTCGCCGAGTACAAGCAGCTGGGCGCGAAGTTCGCCAAGTGGCGGGCGGTGATCGAAATCAACGAACACGATATCCCGTCGGCATTCGGCATCCGCGCAAATGCCCATGCCCTGGCACGTTATGCCGCGCTGTGCCAGGAGATCGACCTGGTGCCGATCGTGGAGCCGGAAGTGCTCATGGACGGCACGCATGACATCGACCGCTGCGAGGTCGTGACCTCGCGGGTGCTGGAGGCAGTGTTCGCCGAGCTCGACGCCCATCGCGTGGTGTTCGACGGCATGCTGCTCAAGCCGAACATGGTGATTCCCGGCATGAAATGCCCGCAGCAGGCCGGCGTGCAACAGGTAGCCGAGGCCACGCTCCGTTGCCTGCGGCGCTACGTGCCGGCGGCGGTCCCCGGCATCGTGTTCCTGTCCGGCGGGCAGAGCGCGGAGGACGCGACCGACCATCTGAACGCCATGAACGCGATGGGCCCGCAGCCGTGGCAGGTCAGCTTCTCCTATGGGCGAGCGCTGCAGGCGCCGGTGCTGGCGGCGTGGAAAGGACAGGAAAGCAACGTTGCCGCCGCGCAGAAGGCGCTGCTGAAGCGTTGCCAGCTAAACGGCCTGGCGCGTGACGGGAAATACGCCCGGGCCATGGAGGCGGGTGAATAG
- a CDS encoding DUF2959 domain-containing protein has protein sequence MIFPNSWKTPVLLVAALLAGCQSAYYGAMEKFGYEKRDILVDRVEDAREAQQDAKKQFESALAQFIAVTNFSGGELEQQYNKLKDEFEDSEARANAVHKRITEVERVAQDLFREWDKELAQYSSPELRRSSQKQLDTTRARYRELIGAMKRAEKKLDPVLAAFRDRVLFLKHNLNARAIASLKSERARIQADISALVADMNRSIAEADRFIKDMAPAKD, from the coding sequence ATGATTTTCCCGAATTCCTGGAAAACGCCGGTATTGCTCGTTGCCGCGCTGCTGGCCGGTTGTCAGTCGGCCTATTACGGGGCGATGGAGAAGTTTGGCTACGAGAAACGTGACATCCTGGTCGATCGCGTTGAAGACGCGCGTGAAGCGCAGCAGGATGCAAAGAAACAATTCGAATCAGCATTGGCGCAATTCATCGCGGTCACGAATTTCTCCGGCGGCGAACTGGAGCAGCAGTACAACAAGCTCAAGGACGAGTTTGAGGACAGCGAGGCGCGCGCCAACGCCGTGCACAAACGCATTACCGAGGTCGAACGCGTGGCGCAGGATCTCTTCCGGGAATGGGACAAGGAGCTGGCCCAGTACAGCAGCCCGGAACTGCGGCGTTCCAGCCAAAAACAGCTGGATACGACACGGGCGCGCTATCGCGAACTCATCGGCGCCATGAAGCGTGCGGAAAAGAAACTCGACCCCGTGCTGGCCGCGTTTCGCGACCGCGTGCTGTTTCTCAAGCACAACCTCAATGCCCGGGCAATCGCCTCGCTCAAATCCGAACGCGCCAGGATCCAGGCTGACATCAGCGCGCTGGTGGCCGACATGAACCGCTCGATTGCCGAGGCCGACCGCTTCATCAAGGACATGGCTCCCGCAAAAGATTGA
- a CDS encoding DUF4382 domain-containing protein — MNTSALHTRLGVIVSLGAILTLASCGGGGGSDGAGTGTLSLQITDGPVDSAEHVYIQFSGLELQAADGQRTTLYYCQDPADATKTILSETACATSPAPKRFDLLELNSGNADLLLQDFTLPAGRYNWIRLNVDTDGEDDSCIDVDMDGMVGMGDMCHELTIPSEAKTGLKLNRGFVVPAGGSADFTIDFDLRKSVHFTGNDPATGEYMLRPTLRLADNAMTGSIAGTVNDTLMTVTCDPVNDHPAVYVYSGAGVTPDDIDGIDPDPVTTASVKLDPDDNTRYVYKAAFLEAGDYTVAFTCDAADDDPIVDNTQNAPMVGFSGTATVSVTAKTETTHNF, encoded by the coding sequence ATGAACACATCCGCACTCCACACACGTCTTGGAGTCATCGTTTCGCTCGGTGCGATCCTGACGCTGGCCAGCTGTGGCGGTGGTGGCGGCAGCGATGGTGCCGGCACCGGCACGCTGTCACTGCAAATCACCGATGGACCGGTAGACAGCGCTGAACATGTATACATCCAGTTTTCCGGGCTCGAACTCCAGGCCGCCGATGGCCAGCGCACCACGCTTTATTATTGCCAGGACCCGGCGGACGCCACCAAAACCATCCTGAGCGAAACTGCCTGCGCCACGTCGCCGGCGCCGAAACGTTTCGATCTGCTGGAGCTGAACAGCGGCAATGCCGATCTCCTGCTGCAGGATTTCACGCTGCCGGCGGGGCGCTACAACTGGATCCGCCTGAACGTCGACACCGATGGCGAGGATGATTCCTGTATTGATGTGGACATGGACGGCATGGTCGGCATGGGCGACATGTGTCATGAACTCACCATACCGAGCGAGGCCAAGACCGGCCTGAAGCTCAACCGGGGCTTCGTCGTTCCGGCGGGCGGGAGCGCCGATTTCACCATCGATTTCGATCTGCGCAAGTCGGTGCACTTCACCGGCAACGACCCCGCCACCGGCGAGTACATGCTCCGTCCGACGCTGCGTCTGGCGGACAACGCCATGACTGGATCTATCGCCGGTACGGTAAATGACACATTGATGACGGTAACCTGCGACCCGGTGAACGATCACCCGGCGGTGTATGTGTACAGCGGCGCCGGTGTCACGCCGGATGACATTGACGGCATTGACCCCGACCCCGTGACCACCGCGAGCGTGAAGCTGGACCCCGACGATAACACCAGATATGTCTATAAGGCTGCCTTTCTCGAGGCCGGTGATTACACGGTGGCGTTTACCTGCGATGCCGCGGACGATGACCCGATCGTCGATAACACACAGAACGCTCCGATGGTGGGCTTCAGCGGGACGGCAACGGTCTCGGTAACGGCCAAAACCGAGACGACGCATAACTTCTAG
- a CDS encoding LysM peptidoglycan-binding domain-containing protein, translated as MADNDMPDFSGVKSGASSTANKIYTVVSGDSLSKIAKREYGDAKLWPRIFEANKDLLKDPNKIFPGQKLKIPPK; from the coding sequence ATGGCCGATAACGACATGCCCGATTTTTCAGGCGTCAAGAGCGGTGCGAGTTCGACCGCGAACAAGATTTATACAGTCGTTTCCGGTGACAGCTTGTCCAAAATCGCCAAGCGCGAGTACGGCGATGCCAAGCTTTGGCCGCGCATATTCGAAGCGAACAAGGACCTGCTCAAGGATCCCAACAAGATCTTCCCCGGCCAGAAGCTGAAAATTCCACCCAAGTAA
- a CDS encoding DUF5062 family protein: protein MKKIRHEAELVKAAILAGMKYGEERGAVIFEPTDSASEKILFIYRLLVHDKQIQPLPEDQVSQQSMRHKLAIWYSKQLPADHPLLK from the coding sequence ATGAAGAAAATCAGACACGAGGCCGAGCTGGTGAAAGCGGCGATCCTCGCCGGCATGAAGTACGGCGAGGAGCGGGGTGCGGTGATTTTCGAACCGACGGATTCGGCCAGCGAGAAAATCCTGTTCATCTACCGGCTGCTGGTCCATGACAAGCAGATTCAGCCCCTGCCGGAGGATCAGGTTTCGCAGCAATCCATGCGGCATAAGCTGGCCATCTGGTACTCCAAACAGCTGCCGGCGGATCATCCGCTTTTGAAATAA
- the trhA gene encoding PAQR family membrane homeostasis protein TrhA: MITSERFNGISHMIGAALALAGAVVLVVLAAQDGGARRITAFSVYGATLFLLYLVSTLYHSLPGRAKNIFRVLDHQAIYLLIAGSYTPFTLVTLDGTVGWWLFGAIWAMAILGLVLDALPRRGARVLPFVIYFTMGWLILLALDPLLAALPRAGFYWLLAGGIFYTSGIVFFALDRRYPWMHGAWHLFVLAGSVCHYVAILLYV; the protein is encoded by the coding sequence ATGATCACCAGCGAACGATTCAACGGCATTTCACATATGATTGGCGCGGCGCTGGCGCTGGCCGGCGCGGTAGTGCTGGTGGTGCTGGCGGCGCAGGACGGCGGCGCGCGCCGTATTACGGCATTCAGCGTTTATGGCGCAACGCTGTTTCTGCTCTATCTCGTCTCCACGCTCTACCACAGCCTGCCGGGACGGGCGAAAAATATCTTTCGCGTCCTCGATCACCAGGCGATCTACCTGCTGATTGCCGGCAGCTACACGCCGTTCACGCTGGTCACGCTCGACGGCACGGTGGGATGGTGGCTGTTCGGCGCGATCTGGGCCATGGCCATACTGGGTCTGGTGCTCGATGCCTTGCCGCGACGCGGCGCTCGGGTGCTGCCATTTGTCATCTATTTCACCATGGGCTGGCTGATATTGCTGGCGCTCGACCCGCTGCTCGCGGCGCTGCCACGCGCCGGGTTCTACTGGCTGCTTGCGGGCGGCATCTTCTATACCTCCGGCATCGTGTTCTTCGCGCTCGACCGGCGCTATCCGTGGATGCACGGGGCCTGGCATCTGTTCGTGCTGGCCGGCAGCGTCTGCCACTATGTGGCGATCCTGCTGTATGTCTGA
- a CDS encoding MFS transporter, whose amino-acid sequence MSTTSAGDGDPTAAKTAFPILAAISVCHLLNDMMQSLLPAIYPMLKSNYGLDFGQIGILTFTFQFTASVLQPLIGFYIDRKPKPYSLATGMGFTLSGLLLLGYAHNYPVLLLAAALVGAGSSVFHPESSRVARMAAGGRHGLAQSLFQVGGNAGSAIGPLLAAFIVLRYGQSSVAWFSLAALLGIFLLIHVGHWYKGHGLARMKLHAAKGGATVALPRARVALAISVLIALIFSKFFYMASMTSYYTFYLIDQFQVSVRSAQVHLFVFLAAVAIGTITGGSLGDRFGRKAVIWGSILGVLPFTLLLPHANLFWTGVLSVPIGFILASAFPAIVVYAQELMPSRVGTVAGLFFGFAFGLGGIGAAVLGEVADATSIRFLFHVCAFLPVIGLLAGLLPDLGTESRGRRLSTVAVDITGNVETDPAQTRK is encoded by the coding sequence GTGAGCACGACCAGCGCCGGTGACGGCGACCCCACAGCCGCGAAAACGGCATTTCCCATTCTGGCGGCCATCAGCGTCTGTCACCTGCTGAACGACATGATGCAGTCGCTGCTGCCGGCGATTTACCCGATGCTGAAGAGCAATTACGGCCTCGACTTCGGCCAGATCGGCATTTTGACCTTCACGTTTCAATTCACCGCCTCGGTGCTGCAACCACTGATCGGTTTCTACATCGATCGCAAACCCAAGCCGTACTCGCTGGCGACCGGCATGGGCTTCACGCTCTCCGGCCTGCTGTTGCTGGGGTACGCTCACAATTACCCTGTGCTGTTGCTGGCGGCGGCGCTGGTGGGCGCCGGCTCCTCGGTGTTCCATCCGGAATCGTCGCGCGTGGCGCGCATGGCCGCGGGCGGCCGCCACGGGCTGGCGCAATCGCTGTTTCAGGTGGGCGGCAACGCCGGCTCCGCCATCGGCCCGCTGCTGGCGGCCTTCATCGTTCTGCGTTACGGACAGTCCAGCGTCGCCTGGTTTTCCCTCGCGGCGCTGCTCGGGATTTTCCTGCTGATACACGTGGGCCACTGGTACAAGGGCCACGGGCTGGCGCGCATGAAGTTGCACGCCGCGAAGGGCGGGGCGACGGTCGCGCTGCCGCGTGCCAGAGTGGCGCTGGCCATCAGCGTGCTGATCGCGCTGATATTCTCGAAGTTCTTTTACATGGCCAGCATGACCAGTTATTACACCTTTTATCTGATCGACCAGTTTCAGGTCTCGGTGCGCAGCGCGCAGGTGCATCTGTTCGTGTTTCTCGCGGCCGTCGCCATCGGCACCATCACGGGGGGTTCACTCGGCGACCGCTTCGGCCGCAAGGCGGTGATCTGGGGTTCGATCCTCGGGGTACTGCCGTTCACCCTGCTGTTACCGCACGCCAACCTGTTCTGGACCGGCGTGCTCAGCGTGCCCATCGGCTTCATTCTCGCCTCGGCATTTCCGGCCATCGTGGTCTATGCGCAGGAGCTGATGCCGTCACGGGTGGGCACCGTCGCCGGCCTGTTCTTCGGCTTCGCCTTCGGTCTCGGCGGCATCGGCGCGGCGGTGCTGGGCGAAGTCGCGGATGCCACCAGCATCCGGTTCCTGTTTCACGTTTGTGCGTTTCTCCCGGTGATCGGACTGCTCGCCGGTTTGCTCCCGGACTTGGGGACGGAAAGCCGGGGCCGGCGCCTGTCGACGGTGGCGGTGGATATCACCGGTAATGTCGAAACTGACCCGGCCCAAACCCGGAAATAA
- a CDS encoding ABC-F family ATPase — protein MITTANITMQFGAKPLFENISVKFGNGNRYGLIGANGCGKSTFMKILGGDLEPSSGNVSVDANERLGKLRQDQFAFENDTVLDTVIMGHAELWRVKQERDRIYGLAEMSEEDGMKVADLEHRFAELDGYTAEARAGELLLGLGIPLEQHTGPMSAVAPGWKLRVLLAQALFSDPDILLLDEPTNHLDINTIRWLEDVLNARNSTMIIISHDRHFLNGVCTHMADLDYGELRVYPGNYDEYMTAATLVRNQLLSDNARKKAQIEELQTFVSRFSANASKARQATSRARQIEKIELAEVKPSSRQNPFLRFDQAKRLYRLALEVKKLSQGYGATPLFKNLSLSVEVGERVAVIGPNGIGKTTLLRTLVGELAPESGTVKWSENAMPGYYAQDHAADFAKEMSLLDWMNQWKKPSDDEQAIRAVLGRLLFSQDEIKKTTKALSGGEQGRMLFGKLMLQQPNVLIMDEPTNHLDMESIESLNTALEKYPGTLIFVSHDREFVSSLATRIIEMTPQGIENFGGTYEDYLLRQEQLAAQAPGRMQKAR, from the coding sequence ATGATTACCACCGCCAACATCACCATGCAGTTCGGGGCCAAGCCCCTGTTCGAGAACATCTCGGTCAAGTTCGGCAACGGCAACCGCTATGGCCTGATCGGCGCCAACGGCTGCGGCAAATCGACGTTCATGAAAATCCTCGGCGGCGACCTGGAACCGAGTTCGGGCAACGTCTCGGTCGACGCCAACGAGCGCCTCGGCAAGCTGCGCCAGGACCAGTTCGCGTTCGAGAATGACACCGTGCTCGACACCGTGATCATGGGCCACGCCGAATTGTGGCGCGTGAAACAGGAGCGTGACCGCATCTACGGTCTGGCGGAAATGAGCGAAGAGGACGGCATGAAGGTGGCGGACCTGGAACACCGGTTCGCCGAACTCGACGGCTACACCGCCGAAGCGCGTGCCGGTGAATTGCTGCTCGGCCTCGGCATCCCGCTGGAGCAGCATACCGGCCCGATGAGCGCCGTGGCACCGGGCTGGAAACTGCGCGTGCTGCTGGCGCAGGCGCTGTTCTCCGACCCGGACATCCTGCTGCTGGACGAGCCGACCAACCATCTCGATATCAACACCATCCGCTGGCTGGAAGACGTGCTCAACGCGCGCAACAGCACCATGATCATCATCTCGCACGACCGCCATTTTTTGAACGGCGTGTGCACGCACATGGCGGATCTCGATTACGGCGAACTGCGCGTCTATCCCGGCAACTACGACGAGTACATGACTGCCGCCACCCTGGTGCGCAATCAATTGTTGTCCGACAACGCCAGGAAGAAGGCCCAGATCGAGGAGCTTCAGACCTTCGTCAGCCGCTTCTCGGCCAACGCCTCCAAGGCCAGGCAGGCGACCTCGCGCGCGCGCCAGATCGAGAAGATCGAGCTGGCCGAGGTCAAGCCGTCGAGCCGGCAGAATCCGTTCCTGCGTTTCGATCAGGCCAAGCGGCTTTACCGCTTGGCGCTGGAAGTGAAAAAGCTGAGTCAGGGCTATGGCGCGACACCGTTGTTCAAAAACCTCAGCCTGTCGGTCGAGGTCGGCGAGCGCGTGGCCGTGATCGGCCCCAACGGCATCGGCAAGACCACGTTGCTGCGTACCCTGGTCGGGGAGCTCGCCCCCGAGAGCGGTACCGTGAAGTGGTCGGAGAATGCCATGCCGGGTTACTACGCGCAGGACCACGCTGCCGATTTCGCGAAGGAGATGTCGCTGCTCGACTGGATGAACCAGTGGAAAAAGCCCAGTGATGACGAACAGGCAATCCGCGCCGTGCTCGGCCGGCTGCTGTTCTCCCAGGACGAAATCAAGAAAACGACCAAGGCGCTGTCCGGCGGTGAGCAGGGGCGCATGCTGTTCGGCAAGCTGATGCTGCAGCAGCCGAACGTGCTGATCATGGACGAGCCCACCAACCACCTGGACATGGAATCCATCGAGTCGCTCAACACCGCGCTGGAAAAATACCCGGGCACGCTGATTTTCGTCAGCCACGACCGTGAATTTGTCTCGTCCCTGGCCACGCGCATCATCGAGATGACGCCGCAGGGCATCGAGAATTTTGGCGGCACCTATGAGGATTACCTGCTGCGCCAGGAACAGCTGGCGGCGCAGGCGCCGGGCCGGATGCAGAAGGCCCGGTAA
- a CDS encoding DEAD/DEAH box helicase, with protein sequence MSFSSLGLSAELVRAVSEKGYTQATPIQIQAIPVILEGRDILAGAQTGTGKTAGFTLPLLQRLNATPQGARRAVRALILTPTRELAAQVEESVRTYGKHVSLKSTVIFGGVGIHPQIDTLRRGVDILVATPGRLLDHVSQRTVDLSHVEILVLDEADRMLDMGFIRDIRKILALLPKKRQNLLFSATFSDEIKQLADGLLNSPALIEVARQSVAAELVSQVYHPVDRVRKRELLAHLIHSQGWKQVLVFTRTKHGANRLADQLDDDGISTSAIHGNKSQSARTKALADFKKGEVRVLVATDIAARGLDIDQLPHVVNYELPNVPEDYVHRIGRTGRAGKEGQAVSLVCVDEHEYLRDIQRLLKREIPKAVVEGFEPNPSIRAEPISHGRGQRGGGRPQGQRQDGEHRRHQQPQRHTQGRGDDQRARPHARGERTHSDAQPRSAGQRSHSNPHARSAEQRQHAPHHARHTSEAHGNSHAPRGEVDGNRRTPEGISSHTQVRSSFDKSDKPARRTRTSAGKGTVRRSW encoded by the coding sequence ATGTCATTTTCATCCCTCGGCCTGTCGGCCGAATTAGTCCGTGCTGTGTCCGAAAAAGGCTATACCCAGGCCACCCCGATTCAAATACAGGCCATCCCCGTCATCCTCGAGGGGCGCGACATCCTCGCCGGCGCGCAGACCGGCACCGGCAAAACCGCCGGTTTCACGCTGCCGCTGTTGCAACGCCTCAACGCCACGCCGCAAGGCGCGCGCCGCGCGGTCCGCGCCCTGATCCTGACGCCGACGCGTGAACTCGCCGCACAGGTGGAGGAGAGCGTGCGCACCTACGGCAAACATGTGTCGCTGAAGTCCACCGTGATTTTCGGCGGCGTCGGCATCCATCCCCAGATCGACACCCTGCGCCGCGGCGTGGACATCCTGGTGGCGACGCCGGGGCGCCTGCTCGACCACGTCAGCCAGCGAACCGTGGACCTGTCGCACGTCGAAATCCTGGTGCTGGACGAGGCCGATCGCATGCTCGACATGGGCTTCATCCGCGACATCCGCAAGATCCTCGCGCTGCTGCCAAAGAAACGCCAGAACCTGCTGTTCTCCGCGACCTTCTCCGACGAGATCAAGCAGCTCGCGGATGGATTGTTAAATTCTCCCGCGCTGATCGAAGTGGCGCGTCAGAGCGTCGCTGCCGAGCTGGTGTCGCAGGTATACCATCCGGTGGATCGCGTGCGTAAACGCGAACTGCTGGCACACCTCATTCATTCGCAGGGCTGGAAGCAGGTGCTGGTGTTTACCCGCACCAAGCACGGCGCCAATCGTCTGGCCGATCAGCTGGACGATGACGGCATCAGCACTTCCGCCATCCACGGCAACAAGAGCCAGAGCGCGCGCACCAAGGCGCTGGCGGATTTCAAAAAGGGCGAGGTGCGGGTGCTGGTGGCGACCGACATCGCCGCGCGCGGTCTGGACATCGACCAGTTGCCGCACGTCGTGAATTACGAACTGCCGAACGTGCCGGAGGATTACGTGCATCGCATCGGCCGCACCGGCCGTGCCGGCAAGGAAGGGCAGGCGGTCTCGCTGGTGTGCGTGGACGAACACGAATACCTGCGCGACATCCAGCGTCTGCTCAAGCGCGAGATCCCGAAGGCCGTCGTTGAAGGTTTCGAGCCGAATCCGTCAATCAGGGCCGAACCGATCAGTCATGGACGCGGCCAGCGCGGCGGTGGCAGGCCGCAGGGCCAGCGCCAGGACGGTGAACATCGCCGCCACCAACAACCGCAACGCCATACGCAAGGTCGCGGCGACGATCAGCGTGCACGTCCGCATGCCCGTGGCGAGCGCACCCATTCGGATGCGCAGCCGCGTTCCGCTGGACAGCGTTCGCATTCGAATCCGCATGCCCGTTCCGCCGAACAGCGCCAGCACGCACCGCATCACGCCCGGCACACGTCCGAAGCGCATGGCAACAGCCATGCGCCACGCGGAGAAGTGGACGGCAACCGCCGCACGCCGGAAGGCATCAGCAGCCACACCCAGGTGCGCAGTTCGTTCGACAAGTCCGACAAGCCGGCACGACGCACACGCACATCGGCAGGCAAGGGCACCGTGCGCCGCTCCTGGTGA
- a CDS encoding SlyX family protein — translation MNERLTELEVRVAFQEKTIQDLNEVVTDQQRQIDRLTQELEAVKSRLAALAPSMVIPQEDEKPPPHY, via the coding sequence ATGAACGAACGACTGACCGAACTGGAAGTGCGCGTGGCGTTTCAGGAAAAGACCATCCAGGACCTGAACGAGGTGGTGACGGACCAGCAGCGCCAGATTGACCGGCTGACGCAGGAGCTGGAGGCCGTGAAGTCGCGGCTGGCGGCGCTCGCGCCCTCCATGGTCATCCCGCAGGAGGACGAGAAACCACCACCGCATTACTGA
- a CDS encoding (2Fe-2S)-binding protein, whose amino-acid sequence MVSLLINGKQQEVDIAADTPLLWVLRDHVGLTGTKYGCGIAACGACTVLVDGQPVRSCITPASSVSGKKITTIEGLSPEHKHPVQQAWIAEDVPQCGYCQSGQILSAVALLSAKPKPSDQDIDNAMSGVLCRCGTYVRIRRAIKKAAALMAKEV is encoded by the coding sequence ATGGTCAGCCTGCTCATCAACGGGAAACAGCAGGAGGTGGACATCGCCGCCGACACGCCGTTGCTGTGGGTGTTGCGCGATCACGTCGGCCTCACGGGCACGAAATACGGCTGCGGCATCGCCGCCTGCGGTGCCTGCACCGTACTCGTCGACGGACAGCCGGTGCGCAGCTGCATCACCCCTGCCTCGTCTGTAAGTGGCAAAAAAATTACCACCATCGAAGGCCTGTCACCGGAACACAAGCATCCGGTGCAGCAGGCCTGGATCGCCGAGGATGTCCCGCAGTGTGGCTATTGCCAGTCGGGCCAGATTCTCTCCGCCGTGGCACTGCTCAGCGCCAAACCCAAACCCTCCGATCAGGACATCGACAATGCCATGAGCGGCGTGCTGTGCCGCTGCGGCACCTACGTGCGCATCCGCCGCGCCATCAAGAAGGCCGCGGCGCTGATGGCCAAGGAGGTGTGA